A DNA window from Streptomyces sp. CA-278952 contains the following coding sequences:
- a CDS encoding DUF4190 domain-containing protein, with amino-acid sequence MPRPPLSGLAVASLVLSLLVCLAPLGLVLGIVALVRISRSGKRGKGMAVAGTAVGGAVVTLTALLLVIGGVRFTAWTEEGGSLFGPRAPKTGTLFDLKAGDCFAPAGGLFSTQERGDERMTDPSVEIVPCDGPHPAEVYGTFRLKGDYAISDPVAIAAEAFEGCVPLLHDFAPDTWTLPAVEFSFYYPESVSTTGGDRTVRCWLGSEAGLPEASLRQDPGTWDAGQLAYLEAMRPSSEAWFSASEKVDTDLAAATAWAVRMAEGGAESAKLLRAIDGLPARARGPVIALANRLDALSGIHRSASRAPTLTEFDKRWDNGGDEDASGEEWEARLVLGLPVEDEEGDGGEQRG; translated from the coding sequence GTGCCCCGGCCCCCGCTCAGCGGCCTCGCCGTCGCCTCGCTCGTGCTGTCGTTGCTCGTCTGCCTCGCGCCGCTGGGACTGGTCCTCGGGATCGTCGCACTGGTGCGCATCTCCCGAAGCGGCAAGCGCGGCAAGGGGATGGCCGTTGCGGGAACGGCCGTCGGCGGGGCGGTGGTCACGCTGACCGCCCTGCTGCTGGTGATCGGCGGGGTGCGGTTCACCGCGTGGACGGAGGAGGGCGGGAGCCTCTTCGGCCCCCGGGCTCCGAAGACCGGAACCCTGTTCGACCTGAAGGCCGGGGATTGCTTCGCACCGGCGGGCGGGCTGTTCTCCACCCAGGAGCGCGGGGACGAGCGGATGACGGACCCGTCCGTCGAGATCGTGCCGTGCGACGGACCTCATCCGGCCGAGGTGTACGGAACGTTCCGGCTGAAGGGCGACTACGCCATCTCGGACCCCGTCGCCATCGCCGCGGAGGCCTTCGAGGGCTGCGTGCCTCTGCTCCACGACTTCGCGCCGGACACCTGGACCCTGCCGGCCGTCGAATTCTCCTTCTACTACCCGGAGTCGGTCAGCACGACCGGCGGGGACCGGACCGTGCGGTGCTGGCTGGGCTCGGAGGCCGGTCTGCCGGAGGCTTCGCTGCGGCAGGACCCCGGCACCTGGGACGCCGGTCAACTGGCGTACCTGGAGGCGATGCGGCCCTCGTCCGAAGCCTGGTTCAGCGCCTCCGAGAAGGTGGACACCGACCTCGCCGCGGCCACCGCGTGGGCCGTCCGGATGGCGGAAGGCGGGGCCGAATCGGCGAAGCTGCTGCGCGCGATCGACGGCCTCCCGGCCCGGGCACGCGGCCCGGTCATCGCGCTCGCGAACCGGCTCGACGCCCTCTCCGGCATCCACCGGTCCGCATCGAGGGCCCCCACCCTGACGGAGTTCGACAAGCGCTGGGACAACGGCGGCGACGAGGACGCTTCCGGGGAGGAGTGGGAGGCCCGCCTCGTCCTGGGGCTGCCGGTGGAGGACGAGGAGGGGGACGGCGGGGAGCAGCGGGGATGA
- a CDS encoding MarR family winged helix-turn-helix transcriptional regulator — protein sequence MPPQDMTTAAPPSGGAVPEHPGPDRLLDSLQHEVAVFARRAEQTRLGGVGQVRNSMDRAAYLLLNRLDREGPMGVKALAAGMGIDSSTVTRQVAPLVDTGLVKRTSHPEDGRAVVLQLSPRGQARLEEVRASRRELMSQVTDGWSQEERDTFCALLTRFNGSLAARQAAYQPPQSD from the coding sequence ATGCCCCCTCAGGACATGACGACTGCTGCGCCTCCTTCCGGGGGCGCCGTCCCCGAACACCCGGGCCCCGACCGCCTGCTGGACTCCCTCCAGCATGAGGTGGCGGTCTTCGCCCGCCGTGCCGAGCAGACCCGCCTCGGCGGTGTCGGCCAGGTCCGCAACTCGATGGACCGGGCGGCGTACCTGCTGCTGAACCGGCTGGACCGGGAAGGTCCGATGGGCGTCAAGGCGTTGGCGGCCGGGATGGGCATCGACTCCTCGACGGTGACGCGACAGGTCGCTCCGCTCGTCGACACCGGTCTGGTGAAACGCACGTCGCATCCGGAGGACGGCCGGGCCGTGGTGCTCCAGCTCTCGCCGCGCGGTCAGGCCCGGCTGGAAGAGGTCCGGGCTTCGCGGCGCGAGCTGATGTCCCAGGTGACGGACGGCTGGTCGCAGGAGGAGCGGGACACGTTCTGCGCCCTGCTCACCCGTTTCAACGGGTCGTTGGCCGCCCGGCAGGCCGCGTACCAGCCGCCGCAGTCCGACTGA
- the ilvA gene encoding threonine ammonia-lyase yields MSFRATARHPALILDDVRGAQKMLSGVARVTALEGSRHLTELVGSPVHLKCENLQRTGSFKLRGAYVRISGLTPVERAAGVVAASAGNHAQGVALASSLLGVRSTVFMPVGAPLPKVAATREYGAEVRLHGQVVDETLAAARRYAEETGAVFIHPFDHPDIIAGQGTVGLEILEQCPEVRTIVLGVGGGGFAAGVAVAVKALRPDVRIIGVQAEGAACYPPSLAAGHPVSLDSPATMADGIKVGRPGDVPYRLIEELVDEVRTVTEDELSSALLLCLERAKLVVEPAGASPVAALLSDPKAFRGPVVAVLSGGNVDPLLMQRILRHGMSAAGRYLSLRLRLTDRPGALASLLAALTVADANVLDISHVRTDPRLGLTEAEVDLHLETKGPQHCAEVEAALRAAGFRVMG; encoded by the coding sequence ATGAGCTTCCGCGCGACCGCCCGCCACCCGGCCCTGATCCTCGACGACGTCCGGGGCGCGCAGAAGATGCTGTCCGGGGTGGCCCGGGTGACCGCGCTGGAGGGCAGCCGCCATCTGACCGAGCTGGTCGGCTCCCCGGTGCACCTCAAGTGCGAGAACCTCCAGCGCACCGGCTCCTTCAAACTGCGCGGCGCGTACGTCCGGATCTCCGGCCTCACCCCGGTGGAACGAGCGGCCGGGGTGGTCGCCGCCAGCGCCGGGAACCACGCCCAGGGCGTCGCGCTGGCCTCGTCGCTCCTCGGCGTACGCTCCACGGTCTTCATGCCCGTCGGGGCGCCCCTGCCCAAGGTCGCCGCGACCCGGGAGTACGGGGCCGAGGTGCGGCTGCACGGCCAGGTCGTCGACGAGACCCTCGCCGCCGCCCGGCGGTACGCGGAGGAGACCGGCGCGGTCTTCATCCACCCCTTCGACCACCCCGACATCATCGCGGGCCAGGGCACCGTGGGGCTGGAGATCCTGGAGCAGTGCCCCGAGGTCCGCACGATCGTCCTCGGCGTCGGCGGCGGCGGGTTCGCCGCGGGCGTCGCCGTCGCGGTGAAGGCCCTGCGCCCCGACGTCCGGATCATCGGCGTCCAGGCCGAGGGGGCCGCCTGCTACCCGCCGTCCCTGGCCGCCGGGCACCCCGTCTCCCTCGACTCCCCGGCCACGATGGCCGACGGCATCAAGGTGGGCCGGCCCGGCGACGTACCGTACCGGCTGATCGAGGAGCTGGTCGACGAGGTCCGCACGGTCACCGAGGACGAGCTGTCCAGTGCGCTGCTGCTCTGCCTGGAGCGGGCCAAGCTGGTCGTCGAACCGGCCGGGGCCAGCCCGGTGGCGGCGCTGCTCAGCGACCCGAAGGCGTTCCGGGGGCCGGTGGTGGCCGTGCTGTCCGGTGGCAACGTCGACCCGCTGCTGATGCAGCGCATCCTGCGGCACGGGATGTCCGCCGCGGGCCGCTACCTGAGCCTGCGGCTGCGCCTCACCGACCGTCCGGGGGCGCTGGCCTCCCTGCTGGCCGCGCTGACCGTGGCCGACGCCAACGTCCTCGACATCAGCCATGTGCGCACCGACCCGCGCCTCGGCCTGACCGAGGCGGAGGTCGACCTGCATCTGGAGACCAAGGGGCCGCAGCACTGCGCGGAGGTCGAGGCGGCGCTGCGGGCGGCGGGCTTCCGGGTGATGGGCTGA
- a CDS encoding tetratricopeptide repeat protein yields the protein MRDSHRAEAERLLVRAVEEETRRTGGRTDAGALMSRARAALDTIAAGAGEEYAAYTRALDSVAAGERPLSERFSRATLGTPLLVTGVAAAAAFGADLALGANTGLALGAGAAVAVAGTATTVARATASHWPAAHRRAGAAGQPGGAEQLRLQWLTALEVRGIRPYLDQQRMLTPAARAPKKRTAAAGRQLRGGDRSAAARTRVVLEQSFGHLPEAEGPFTGRRAELARIAQWVHAARASTQTRPTVVVLHGEPGAGRTALAVRAAHALKDQFRGACVVDLRGQVVGESPLPTRDALLHLLNRLGAPREQLLFREGASAEQQVRRLSELYHQHLAGTPVTIVLDDATDAGQVRTLVPERSDSLVIVTAREPLELPEDLPAWVHHLPVGPLDAAGAEELLREVADEEEPGPYDYPSTDAVVELCGRLPLALRVAGSALGARSRHTLAEDLGAYGPVDPVERALWLRYTDQGEQARRLLRRLALAGRASLGAAAAASLLAADEQEAERLLTVLARAGLLTRVRGSRYRLHDLVRAFALARLLDEEEPAERAAAQERLLTNYAELADAVIRMVDGKMSTRAGQFGSHGFGSLDSALRWLDDESSFITAALRHTEGVDQGTVLHLLGALCDYCLLRGDLYRLGEISELTQAVDQGLLERSVQWRTGIAARQLGELDKARTTLSSVVGLYHEAQNDAGEALALCSLGITLHHQGNLTEAAARLGEALALQSSDAQAEDRAWSLHALAAVERDRGDLARALTLLADALRLHREGESLHGEAWTQFQLGQVRLRTGEVGPAEEALNIALGLYGRTRDGRGEAWALTQLARARLVDGDPGAALEQLREALGRHRDNEDARGEAWTLYYLGQALEEEGDTDQAVRELERSRTMFSRMRDVYGLACARHHSGRVTRDQRAAQTGNLRNSGFARQLLMDARADFRRIKVPYGEAWACVELALIDAGNGRAPQALELCGEAAELFASYGDARGGDWARFLRCTLLPYASPGGIEVGTVVAQQELAELMEARHPARDGRLEQSAAAFAVALERGVDLEDGWQAWRLGLTPTRAAGQIMGVASEPARP from the coding sequence ATGCGGGACAGCCATCGGGCGGAAGCCGAGAGGCTGTTGGTGCGTGCCGTGGAGGAGGAGACGCGGCGCACCGGCGGACGGACCGATGCCGGGGCGCTGATGTCGCGGGCGCGGGCCGCGCTCGACACCATCGCCGCCGGCGCGGGCGAGGAGTACGCCGCGTACACGCGGGCGCTGGATTCGGTGGCGGCGGGTGAGCGCCCCCTCTCGGAGCGGTTCAGCAGAGCGACGCTCGGAACGCCGCTGCTGGTGACGGGAGTCGCCGCCGCTGCCGCGTTCGGCGCGGATCTGGCGCTCGGCGCGAACACCGGCCTGGCGCTCGGCGCGGGCGCGGCGGTCGCGGTGGCCGGCACGGCGACGACCGTGGCGAGGGCGACCGCCTCGCACTGGCCGGCCGCCCACCGCCGTGCCGGAGCGGCCGGACAGCCGGGCGGGGCCGAGCAGTTGCGTCTCCAGTGGCTGACCGCCCTGGAGGTACGGGGCATCCGCCCGTACCTGGACCAGCAGCGCATGCTGACACCCGCCGCGCGCGCCCCGAAGAAGCGGACCGCCGCGGCGGGACGGCAGTTGCGCGGCGGGGACCGTAGCGCGGCGGCCCGCACCCGGGTGGTGCTGGAGCAGTCCTTCGGGCATCTCCCTGAGGCGGAGGGGCCGTTCACCGGACGGCGGGCCGAGCTGGCGCGGATCGCCCAGTGGGTGCACGCGGCCCGCGCCTCGACACAGACCCGGCCGACGGTCGTCGTGCTGCACGGTGAGCCGGGGGCGGGGCGTACGGCGCTCGCGGTGCGGGCCGCCCATGCGCTCAAGGACCAGTTCCGGGGCGCGTGCGTGGTCGATCTGCGCGGCCAGGTCGTCGGCGAGAGCCCGCTGCCGACCCGGGACGCCCTGCTGCACCTGCTGAACCGGCTGGGCGCGCCGCGCGAGCAGCTGCTGTTCAGGGAAGGCGCTTCGGCCGAGCAGCAGGTGCGGCGGCTCTCCGAGCTGTACCACCAGCACCTCGCGGGGACGCCGGTCACGATCGTGCTCGACGACGCCACGGACGCCGGGCAGGTCCGCACCCTGGTCCCGGAGCGCTCGGACAGCCTGGTGATCGTCACCGCCAGGGAGCCGCTGGAGCTGCCCGAGGACCTGCCGGCCTGGGTGCACCACCTGCCGGTCGGCCCGCTGGACGCGGCGGGTGCGGAGGAGCTGCTGCGCGAGGTGGCCGATGAGGAGGAGCCCGGACCGTACGACTACCCGTCCACGGACGCCGTCGTGGAGCTGTGCGGCAGGCTGCCGCTGGCGCTGCGGGTGGCCGGTTCCGCGCTGGGGGCCCGTAGCCGGCACACGCTGGCGGAGGACCTGGGGGCGTACGGTCCGGTGGACCCGGTGGAGCGGGCGCTGTGGCTGCGCTACACCGACCAGGGGGAACAGGCCCGACGGCTGCTGCGGCGGCTCGCGCTGGCGGGCCGGGCGAGCCTGGGGGCGGCAGCGGCGGCGTCGCTGCTCGCGGCGGACGAGCAGGAGGCGGAGCGGCTGCTCACCGTGCTGGCCCGGGCGGGGCTGCTCACCCGCGTACGGGGGTCGCGCTACCGGCTGCACGATCTGGTGCGGGCCTTCGCGCTGGCCCGGCTGCTGGACGAGGAGGAACCGGCCGAGCGGGCGGCGGCCCAGGAGCGGCTGTTGACGAACTACGCGGAGCTGGCCGACGCGGTGATCCGGATGGTCGACGGGAAGATGTCGACCCGCGCCGGGCAGTTCGGCTCGCACGGTTTCGGTTCGCTGGACTCGGCGCTGCGCTGGCTGGACGACGAGTCGAGCTTCATCACGGCGGCGCTGCGGCACACGGAGGGCGTCGACCAGGGCACGGTGCTGCATCTGCTGGGCGCGCTGTGCGACTACTGCCTGCTCCGCGGCGACCTGTACCGCCTGGGTGAGATCAGCGAGCTGACGCAGGCCGTGGACCAGGGTCTGCTGGAGCGGTCGGTGCAGTGGCGTACGGGTATCGCGGCCCGGCAGCTCGGCGAGCTGGACAAGGCCCGCACCACGCTGTCGTCCGTAGTCGGGCTGTACCACGAGGCGCAGAACGACGCGGGCGAGGCGCTGGCGCTGTGCTCGCTGGGCATCACCCTGCACCACCAGGGCAATCTGACGGAGGCGGCGGCCCGGCTCGGCGAGGCGCTGGCGCTCCAGTCGTCCGACGCGCAGGCCGAGGACCGGGCCTGGAGCCTGCACGCCCTGGCGGCCGTGGAGCGCGACCGGGGCGATCTGGCGCGGGCGCTGACCCTGCTGGCCGACGCGCTGCGGCTGCACCGGGAGGGCGAGTCGCTGCACGGTGAGGCCTGGACGCAGTTCCAGCTGGGGCAGGTGCGGCTGCGGACCGGCGAGGTCGGCCCGGCCGAGGAGGCGCTGAACATCGCCCTGGGGCTGTACGGGCGCACCCGCGACGGACGCGGCGAGGCGTGGGCGCTCACCCAGCTGGCCCGGGCCCGGCTGGTGGACGGCGATCCGGGGGCCGCCCTGGAGCAGTTGCGCGAGGCGCTGGGCCGGCACCGGGACAACGAGGACGCGCGCGGCGAGGCCTGGACCTTGTACTACCTGGGGCAGGCGCTGGAGGAGGAGGGGGACACCGATCAGGCGGTGCGTGAGCTGGAGCGGTCCCGCACGATGTTCTCGCGGATGCGGGACGTGTACGGGCTGGCGTGCGCCCGGCACCATTCGGGCCGGGTCACCCGGGACCAGCGGGCCGCGCAGACGGGCAACCTGCGCAATTCGGGGTTCGCCCGGCAGTTGCTGATGGACGCGCGGGCCGACTTCCGGCGGATCAAGGTGCCGTACGGGGAGGCGTGGGCGTGCGTGGAGCTGGCGTTGATCGACGCGGGCAACGGGCGGGCGCCGCAGGCGCTGGAGCTGTGCGGTGAGGCGGCGGAGCTGTTCGCCTCGTACGGGGACGCGCGGGGCGGCGACTGGGCCCGGTTCCTGCGCTGCACGCTGCTGCCGTACGCCTCGCCCGGGGGCATCGAGGTGGGCACGGTGGTGGCGCAGCAGGAGCTGGCCGAGCTGATGGAGGCCCGGCATCCGGCGCGGGACGGCAGGCTGGAGCAGTCCGCGGCGGCGTTCGCGGTGGCGCTGGAGCGGGGCGTGGACCTGGAGGACGGCTGGCAGGCGTGGCGGCTCGGGCTGACCCCGACCCGCGCCGCCGGCCAGATCATGGGCGTCGCGTCGGAGCCGGCCCGGCCGTGA
- a CDS encoding DUF899 domain-containing protein, producing MTSTPDDPATGLPGAPPVVDRATWQAARDELLVREKAHTRQGDALAAARRRLPMVEVDGTAEVVGPEGPVPFLDLFEGRRELVVYQHMWYDGAPHQGQCEGCTDAVWHMRDAVYLNARGVSFAVVTTGSWDEVAAFTAFMGYTQPWYSVRGLDAPIGGEMGHLACFLRDGGRVFLTYSTTGRGIEAANGSFGLLDLTPYGRGEAWEDRPEGRPAIGRVRDGYPGEAGQACWYWRTDADGTASWGPASRPTPQWTRPGATPEKTLGRTGDCS from the coding sequence ATGACCAGCACTCCGGACGACCCGGCCACCGGCCTGCCCGGCGCGCCGCCCGTCGTCGACCGGGCCACCTGGCAGGCGGCCCGGGACGAGCTCCTGGTCCGGGAGAAGGCCCACACCCGCCAGGGCGACGCGCTCGCCGCGGCCCGCCGCCGGCTGCCGATGGTGGAGGTCGACGGGACGGCCGAGGTCGTCGGACCCGAGGGCCCGGTCCCGTTCCTCGACCTGTTCGAGGGCCGCCGGGAGCTCGTCGTCTACCAGCACATGTGGTACGACGGCGCACCGCACCAGGGCCAGTGCGAGGGCTGCACCGACGCGGTCTGGCACATGAGGGACGCCGTCTACCTCAACGCCCGGGGCGTCTCGTTCGCCGTCGTGACCACGGGCTCCTGGGACGAGGTGGCCGCCTTCACCGCGTTCATGGGCTATACCCAGCCCTGGTACTCGGTGCGGGGCCTGGACGCGCCGATCGGCGGCGAGATGGGACACCTCGCCTGCTTCCTGCGCGACGGCGGGCGCGTGTTCCTCACCTACTCCACCACGGGCCGCGGAATCGAGGCGGCCAACGGCTCCTTCGGCCTGCTCGACCTGACGCCCTACGGCCGCGGCGAGGCGTGGGAGGACCGGCCCGAGGGCCGGCCCGCGATCGGCCGGGTCCGCGACGGCTATCCGGGCGAGGCCGGCCAGGCCTGCTGGTACTGGCGCACCGACGCGGACGGGACCGCGAGCTGGGGCCCGGCCAGCCGCCCCACCCCGCAGTGGACCCGCCCCGGCGCGACGCCCGAGAAGACCCTCGGCCGCACCGGCGACTGCTCCTGA
- a CDS encoding DUF4307 domain-containing protein produces MTTVREALPEGRYGRTEDQRADRKLKIVGSVLGVAMLGVIGWIGFDYVGGQGISAEMIKFKVVSDARADVHLEVRKDREGHGYCLVRALSEDGSEVGRKEVRFDRAEDRIDEVVTVVTRSRATAVEPMGCTADDGPTG; encoded by the coding sequence ATGACGACGGTTCGCGAGGCCCTGCCCGAGGGGCGGTACGGCCGGACCGAGGATCAGCGTGCGGACCGCAAGCTGAAGATCGTCGGATCGGTCCTGGGCGTCGCCATGCTCGGCGTGATCGGGTGGATCGGCTTCGACTACGTCGGCGGCCAGGGCATCAGCGCCGAGATGATCAAGTTCAAGGTCGTCTCCGACGCCCGGGCCGATGTCCACCTGGAGGTCCGCAAGGACCGCGAGGGCCACGGCTACTGCCTGGTGCGGGCGCTCAGCGAGGACGGCTCCGAGGTGGGCCGCAAGGAGGTCCGCTTCGACCGGGCCGAGGACCGGATCGACGAGGTCGTGACCGTGGTGACCCGGTCCAGGGCGACCGCGGTCGAGCCGATGGGCTGCACCGCCGACGACGGCCCGACCGGCTGA
- a CDS encoding ATP-binding cassette domain-containing protein, producing MPGAIHAEGLVKTFGDVRALDGVDFDVPEGTVLGLLGPNGAGKTTAVRVLTTLLRPDSGTAVVAGIDVLKKPNEVRRSIGLSGQFAAVDEYLTGRENLQMVGQLYQLSARDAKARAGVLLDRFNLGDAADRTAKTYSGGMRRRLDLAAALVVSPPVMFMDEPTTGLDPRNRQQLWDVIEDLVAGGTTLLLTTQYLEEADRLAHDICVIDHGKVIARGTSDQLKARTGGERVEVVVHRPDEIERARSVLTALGKGEVAVAQLSRKLTAPVSGGAKLLAEIIRDLDAQGVEIDDIALRRPTLDDVFLSLTGHAAEVRENGDEEPDGAVAERSPDSRSKEDTR from the coding sequence ATGCCAGGTGCGATCCACGCCGAAGGTCTGGTGAAGACCTTCGGTGACGTACGAGCCCTCGACGGCGTCGATTTCGACGTCCCCGAAGGCACGGTCCTCGGACTGCTCGGGCCCAACGGCGCGGGCAAGACCACCGCCGTACGGGTGCTGACCACGCTGCTGCGCCCGGACAGCGGCACCGCCGTCGTGGCCGGCATCGACGTACTGAAGAAGCCCAACGAGGTACGCCGCTCGATCGGGCTCTCCGGGCAGTTCGCCGCGGTCGACGAGTACCTGACCGGCCGGGAGAACCTCCAGATGGTCGGGCAGCTCTACCAGCTCAGCGCCCGGGACGCGAAGGCCCGGGCGGGCGTCCTGCTGGACCGGTTCAACCTCGGCGACGCCGCCGACCGCACCGCCAAGACGTACTCCGGCGGTATGCGCCGACGCCTCGACCTCGCGGCGGCGCTCGTCGTGTCGCCGCCCGTGATGTTCATGGACGAGCCGACGACCGGCCTCGACCCGCGCAACCGGCAGCAGCTCTGGGACGTGATCGAGGACCTGGTGGCGGGCGGCACGACGCTGCTGCTGACCACGCAGTATCTGGAGGAGGCCGACCGCCTCGCCCACGACATCTGCGTCATCGACCACGGCAAGGTCATCGCCCGCGGCACCTCCGACCAGCTCAAGGCCCGCACCGGCGGTGAGCGCGTCGAGGTCGTCGTGCACCGCCCGGACGAGATCGAGCGCGCCCGGTCCGTGCTGACCGCCCTCGGCAAGGGAGAGGTCGCCGTCGCCCAGCTCTCCCGCAAGCTGACCGCCCCGGTCAGCGGCGGGGCCAAGCTGCTGGCCGAGATCATCCGCGACCTGGACGCCCAGGGCGTGGAGATCGACGACATCGCCCTGCGCAGGCCCACCCTGGACGACGTCTTCCTCTCCCTCACCGGCCACGCGGCCGAGGTGCGCGAGAACGGGGACGAGGAGCCCGACGGAGCCGTAGCGGAACGTTCCCCCGACTCCCGGAGCAAGGAGGACACCCGGTGA
- the greA gene encoding transcription elongation factor GreA produces the protein MTQTSENVTWLTQEAYNQLKAELEHLSGPARTEIAVKIAAAREEGDLRENGGYHAAKEEQGKMELRVRQLTQLLEHAKVGEAPADDGVVEPGMVVTIAFDGDESDTLTFLLASREYASTEIETYSPQSPLGLGVNGKRTGDDADYELPNGKTASVKILAAKPYTG, from the coding sequence GTGACCCAGACCAGCGAGAACGTCACCTGGCTCACGCAGGAGGCGTACAACCAGCTCAAGGCCGAGCTGGAGCACCTGTCTGGTCCCGCGCGCACGGAGATCGCCGTCAAGATCGCGGCGGCCCGTGAGGAGGGTGACCTCCGGGAGAACGGCGGGTACCACGCGGCCAAGGAGGAGCAGGGCAAGATGGAGCTGCGGGTGCGCCAGCTGACCCAGCTCCTGGAGCACGCGAAGGTCGGCGAGGCGCCGGCCGACGACGGCGTGGTCGAGCCCGGCATGGTCGTCACGATCGCCTTCGACGGCGATGAGAGCGACACGCTGACCTTCCTGCTCGCCTCCCGTGAGTACGCCAGCACGGAGATCGAGACGTACTCCCCGCAGTCCCCGCTCGGCCTCGGCGTGAACGGCAAGCGGACGGGCGACGACGCGGACTACGAGCTGCCGAACGGCAAGACGGCGTCGGTGAAGATCCTGGCGGCGAAGCCCTACACCGGCTGA
- a CDS encoding ABC transporter permease, translating to MSAIAKDAPSLVPRPAGGVTQSVKDSLVVAKRNLIRMTRIPEMVIFGLIQPIMFVVLFTYVFGGSISIGGSTDPQLYKEFLMAGIFAQTVTFATAGAGAGIADDMHKGLIDRFRSLPMARGAVLTGRTLADLVQTTLTLVVLALVALIVGWRTHENIGKVICGFLLLLLLGYAFSWIGALIGLSVRTPEAATSGGLIWLFPLTFISNAFVPVTGMPTFLQHVAEWNPFSATVAGARELFGNTMPGVPRSVTGAWPMEHPILASIIWSVLIIVVFRTLAVRKYRSAAV from the coding sequence GTGAGCGCGATCGCCAAGGACGCCCCCTCGTTGGTCCCCCGCCCCGCCGGGGGCGTCACGCAGTCCGTGAAGGACTCCCTCGTCGTCGCCAAGCGGAATCTGATCCGGATGACCCGGATCCCCGAAATGGTGATCTTCGGGCTGATCCAGCCGATCATGTTCGTGGTGCTCTTCACCTACGTCTTCGGCGGCTCCATCAGCATCGGCGGCTCGACCGACCCGCAGCTGTACAAGGAGTTCCTGATGGCGGGCATCTTCGCCCAGACCGTCACCTTCGCCACCGCGGGCGCCGGCGCGGGTATCGCCGACGACATGCACAAGGGGCTCATCGACCGTTTCCGGTCGCTGCCCATGGCCCGGGGCGCGGTCCTCACCGGACGGACGCTCGCCGACCTCGTACAGACCACGCTCACCCTCGTCGTGCTCGCGCTAGTCGCCCTGATCGTCGGCTGGCGCACCCACGAGAACATCGGCAAGGTGATCTGCGGCTTCCTGCTGCTGCTCCTGCTCGGCTACGCGTTCTCCTGGATCGGAGCGCTGATCGGCCTGTCCGTGCGCACCCCGGAGGCGGCGACCTCCGGCGGTCTGATCTGGCTGTTCCCGCTGACGTTCATCTCGAACGCCTTCGTGCCGGTCACCGGCATGCCGACGTTCCTCCAGCACGTCGCCGAGTGGAACCCCTTCAGCGCCACGGTGGCCGGGGCCCGCGAGCTCTTCGGGAACACGATGCCGGGCGTGCCGAGGTCCGTCACCGGGGCCTGGCCGATGGAGCACCCGATCCTCGCCTCCATCATCTGGTCCGTGCTGATCATCGTGGTCTTCCGCACCCTCGCGGTCCGCAAATACCGCTCGGCCGCCGTCTGA
- the mca gene encoding mycothiol conjugate amidase Mca: MTEQLRLMAVHAHPDDESSKGAATMAKYVSEGVDVLVVTCTGGERGSILNPKLQGDAYIEKNIHEVRKKEMDEAREILGVQQEWLGFVDSGLPEGDPLPPLPEGCFALEDPEVAAGRLVAKIRAFRPQVITTYDENGGYPHPDHIMTHTISMIAFDGAADAERFPEDEFGPVWEPKKLYYNQGFNRPRTVALHEALLARGLESPYGEWLERWEEFERVERTLTTHVPCDEFYEIRDKALIAHATQIDPEGGWFRVPMDIQREVWPTEEYELAKSLVDTSLPESDLFAGIRDNA, encoded by the coding sequence TTGACTGAGCAGCTGCGACTGATGGCCGTTCACGCCCACCCCGACGACGAGTCGAGCAAGGGCGCGGCCACCATGGCCAAGTACGTGTCCGAGGGGGTGGACGTGCTGGTCGTGACCTGCACGGGGGGCGAGCGCGGCTCCATCCTCAACCCGAAGCTCCAGGGCGACGCGTACATCGAGAAGAACATCCACGAGGTGCGCAAGAAGGAGATGGACGAGGCCCGGGAGATCCTGGGCGTCCAGCAGGAGTGGCTCGGTTTCGTCGACTCGGGGCTGCCCGAGGGCGACCCGCTGCCGCCGCTGCCCGAGGGCTGCTTCGCCCTGGAGGACCCCGAGGTCGCCGCGGGGCGCCTGGTGGCGAAGATCCGCGCGTTCCGGCCGCAGGTCATCACCACGTACGACGAGAACGGCGGCTACCCGCACCCCGACCACATCATGACGCACACGATCTCGATGATCGCGTTCGACGGTGCGGCCGACGCGGAGCGGTTCCCGGAGGACGAGTTCGGCCCCGTCTGGGAGCCGAAGAAGCTCTACTACAACCAGGGCTTCAACCGGCCGCGCACCGTCGCCCTGCACGAGGCGCTCCTCGCCCGGGGCCTGGAGTCCCCGTACGGCGAGTGGCTGGAGCGCTGGGAGGAGTTCGAGCGCGTGGAACGCACGCTGACCACGCACGTTCCCTGCGACGAGTTCTACGAGATCCGCGACAAGGCGCTCATCGCGCACGCCACGCAGATCGACCCCGAGGGCGGCTGGTTCCGGGTCCCGATGGACATCCAGCGCGAGGTGTGGCCCACCGAGGAGTACGAGCTGGCGAAGTCTCTGGTCGATACCTCCCTCCCCGAGAGCGACCTCTTCGCGGGCATCCGCGACAATGCCTGA